In Deinococcus maricopensis DSM 21211, one genomic interval encodes:
- a CDS encoding phosphoribosyltransferase domain-containing protein: MNVTAHAERLPSGTLGLQVERSAQPWPDLLGFGLRENPRRGFLFVSRVLGKHLPVSPRVIADSWTTLAGQLPPDLPGPVLFVGLAETATALGEGVARAYAARTGRLDWTFLHSTRYATRHPVAVRFEEPHSHATAHLIHTPHAEVGAAHFAGARTLVLIDDELSTGTTLTNLGRAYLDLNPGVERVVLVSLTDWCGDRARIGGVLERPVESVSLLRGAYTFTPAADWAPPALPAVVGDGGDKTALLAEVGPRYGTAPLTPDARFGRALTQLKALPRSTRLLVLGTGEFQYLPILLAFHVEHQRPDLQVRASATTRSPILPWGAIGHKRTFRDNYADDIPNYVYNVPDGAYDHIVLAYEGYAAPDPALVHALNATPLQLA; this comes from the coding sequence ATGAACGTCACCGCGCACGCGGAGCGGCTGCCGAGCGGCACGCTGGGCCTGCAGGTGGAGCGCAGCGCGCAGCCGTGGCCGGACCTGCTGGGGTTCGGCCTGCGCGAGAACCCCCGCCGCGGCTTCCTGTTCGTGAGCCGCGTGCTCGGCAAGCACCTGCCGGTATCGCCGCGCGTGATCGCGGACAGCTGGACCACGCTCGCCGGGCAGCTGCCGCCGGACCTGCCAGGTCCGGTGCTGTTCGTGGGCCTGGCGGAAACAGCGACCGCGCTGGGCGAGGGCGTCGCGCGCGCCTACGCGGCGCGCACGGGGCGGTTGGACTGGACGTTCCTGCACTCCACACGGTACGCCACGCGGCACCCGGTGGCGGTGCGGTTCGAGGAGCCGCACTCGCACGCGACGGCGCACCTGATTCACACCCCCCACGCCGAGGTGGGCGCGGCGCACTTCGCGGGCGCCCGGACGCTCGTGCTCATTGACGACGAGCTGTCCACCGGCACGACCCTCACGAACCTCGGGCGCGCGTACCTGGACCTCAACCCGGGGGTGGAGCGCGTGGTGCTGGTGAGCCTGACGGACTGGTGCGGCGACCGCGCCCGCATCGGCGGGGTGCTGGAGCGCCCGGTGGAGAGCGTCAGTCTGCTGCGCGGCGCGTACACCTTCACGCCCGCCGCAGACTGGGCGCCGCCCGCCCTGCCCGCCGTGGTGGGCGACGGCGGCGACAAGACTGCCCTGCTGGCCGAGGTGGGGCCCCGTTACGGCACGGCGCCGCTCACCCCGGACGCCCGCTTCGGGCGCGCCCTGACCCAACTGAAGGCGCTGCCCAGGAGCACCCGGCTGCTGGTGCTGGGCACCGGCGAGTTTCAGTACCTGCCGATCCTTCTGGCGTTTCACGTGGAACACCAGCGCCCGGACCTGCAGGTGCGGGCCAGCGCCACCACCCGCAGCCCCATCCTGCCGTGGGGGGCCATCGGGCACAAACGCACCTTCCGGGACAACTACGCCGACGACATTCCCAACTACGTCTACAACGTCCCGGACGGCGCGTACGACCACATCGTCCTCGCGTACGAGGGGTACGCCGCCCCCGACCCCGCCCTCGTGCACGCCCTGAACGCCACCCCCCTCCAACTCGCCTGA